A region of Necator americanus strain Aroian chromosome I, whole genome shotgun sequence DNA encodes the following proteins:
- a CDS encoding hypothetical protein (NECATOR_CHRI.G3698.T1) produces MNSVNLPVQQGTQVLERACAAIVRDDCETFRSPVTPPPRQRLLLQQQQPQQQQQLEQQQQQQQQQQQQQQQQQRAVIEYVDNDNRLPTLPVTCRNP; encoded by the coding sequence ATGAATTCAGTTAACCTACCTGTCCAACAAGGAACACAAGTATTAGAGCGCGCATGTGCTGCGATCGTGCGCGATGACTGTGAGACTTTTCGTTCACCGGTCACGCCCCCGCCTCGTCAACGGTTGCTgctgcagcagcagcagccacaacaacaacaacaactggaacaacaacaacaacaacaacaacaacaacagcagcagcagcagcagcagcagcgagCAGTAATTGAATACGTCGACAACGACAACCGACTACCGACCTTACCTGTAACGTGTAGGAATCCGTAG
- a CDS encoding hypothetical protein (NECATOR_CHRI.G3699.T1), which produces MVYVLGGDGVIQLRYSYRSATDSYTLQVRSVVGCRCRRIQLLLAAAAAAAAVVVVVVVVVVPVVVVVVAAAAAAATVDEAGA; this is translated from the coding sequence ATGGTGTATGTCCTTGGCGGTGACGGAGTGATTCAGTTACGATACAGCTACAGATCAGCTACGGATTCCTACACGTTACAGGTAAGGTCGGTAGTCGGTTGTCGTTGTCGACGTATTCAATTACTGctcgctgctgctgctgctgctgctgctgttgttgttgttgttgttgttgttgttgttccagttgttgttgttgttgtggctgctgctgctgcagcAGCAACCGTTGACGAGGCGGGGGCGTGA
- a CDS encoding hypothetical protein (NECATOR_CHRI.G3700.T1) has product MLVFDYVGYGVSDGESTEKSVYDSVERVYNYAIDELGYAPKDVILIGFSLGTAAMVHIASKTPDLGAMVLIAPFMSLWRVILRRPDVTSSLDMFPSYDKALNIRCPTLVCHGKEDSIVDHHHGLAMKERITNCELFLIPATHQGIFCERKMWDDVHRFLREKAKVGDAWIQAIHEAFSEMSSTMHT; this is encoded by the exons ATGTTGGTGTTCGACTACGTTGGCTATGGTGTCAGTGATGGAGAGTCCACAGAAAAATCAGTTTATGATAGCGTTGAAAGAGTGTACAA CTATGCAATAGATGAACTCGGTTATGCTCCGAAAGATGTTATACTGATTGGATTCAGTTTGGGCACTGCTGCAATGGTTCATATCGCTTCAAAAACACCAGAT CTCGGCGCTATGGTACTTATCGCCCCATTCATGTCGTTATGGCGTGTGATACTTCGCCGTCCAGACGTCACATCTTCTTTAGATATGTTCCCAAG TTACGATAAAGCGCTGAACATTCGTTGCCCAACGCTTGTTTGCCATGGAAAGGAAGATTCTATAGTGGATCACCACCACGGTTTAGCGATGAAAGAACGAATAACAAACTGTGAACTGTTTTTAATTCCTGCCACGCATCAG GGAATATTTTGCGAACGGAAAATGTGGGACGATGTGCACAGATTTTTACGCGAGAAAGCGAAAGTGGGAGATGCCTGGATCCAAGCTATACATGAAGCTTTCTCAGAAATGTCCAGTACAATGCATACATAG